CTTTATCTCTGAAGATATCCGTAACATGACACCGGGAAATCCAGCTGGCCCGCCtgaggttattttattttttggaaaaatattCCCCCTAATTCTTCCCTATACATTTTAGGTCGGTGTGGGGATTTTGGACTTTGAATATTCCCTAATGCTAATTAATATCTGTGTAATCTTTAATTGTCCTCTCGACACCTGTAAAAACAATCAATCGTGATCTGTCAGGGGGCGTTTGTCAGCGCCCCCTCCTTATCCTTAATGGTTTATTAATGCCATTGAACAAACATGGTTTACTCAGCAAGCAGATGTTAACTGCATTTTAGGATAATCTACTTAATCTACATATTCTACAAGAATCAGAATTGTAAATAATCTGTATATATCTGATCATCTGATGAAAACTCAAAagtatgtattatttttgtaacGTCACACTTCACAAACAGCTAAATTAATCACAAAATAATGTAAGGTTTATCTATTAATTGCTTTTATAATTGCATAGTGTAATGTTAACTGTGACCCATTTAGGTATTTGGTGCTAATTCTAGTCATGTTGTGAACAAATGAATtctaatatttttaacaaatttgtgCCTAAAACTATCTCTACTGTCCTGAACAGATCATGGGCCAATGGCAGCTCATGTTACGGTAGTACGTTTAGCAACAATGCACCCCCTCCATCCCACACCAGATCCTGTACCAGCCCCCAGCACGGCGGCGGCGTGCCCGCTCTTAGATCATGATCATTTCAAGATGTTCTGGACCAACAGAAGCGCGCGCGCTCATACGCACAGCAAGGCCTCGACGTTACCAATGGGCTTTACTTTGTTGATGCAGGGtgaggacacacacactcacacacatacactcacaacATCCTAATAAGTGCAACATAAATGTCACCGTATTTCATGTTTAGTAGTCCGCGCTCCACCACTGTGAAGGTGTAAACTGTTTTCTTTTcactgagtgtgtgtttatgagttttCTGTGAGGTGTAAATGAAAGACTGAGCGGAGGAGAATCCACTGCTAATTAGACGTTGTTGCAGCCGAGAGAGAGCAAAAACTATTACGCGTTCCAGTTTTAGTTGTAAAATAATATTGACTATAATggagcttttatttaatttttcatttcagctacatacatattttttcagttagcattggattttttaaaatgcattttaaacatgatttggctgcatttgttttggttttaggcCTGTATTTAGATGCTTTCTATAGGCCTTGAATTAACGTCAAAACGTTAAAAACAGATTGtagtttattctttattattatttcacataaaCTGAGATGAGATTGTATATTTGCAAAATATACGAAAATAACAATACAGCCTATGCTAACAGAATTGTTACactaaaatggaaaactttacaTTTAGCTGTTGATTTAAAGTTTTAAGGAAAATCTGTCACAACCTGCAATGATAATTTCAGTGCACATTTTTGCACTTTGAATTTAATTACCGATGAGAATAGAATGTATAGTAATAGAAATAAGGATGGAAACAAAATTGTTGTTGTAGCGATGATAACATTTCACAGTCAGTCTCCGTTGTCTTAAAATAATTCTGTCTTAAAACAGGCTTGAGTCATTAAaggattctaaaaaaaaaaaaaaaacaatcgatAAGAGATATTTGAAACTAAATACGAGATATTTATAATTATCGATTTACACATCCTACTATTGTAAGATTATaattagaaaagaaagaaaataattatacgtattaataatatagtattaatatatttatatcataagtatcaataacattaataataataataataatgataattaatattcagcaaattttcatgttatttaaaaaggaacaataacaataattttctctctctctctctctctctctctctctctctagcttaTAAattacttgcaaaaaaaaatcaaaaacaagcCTGTTAGTTTGGCAATCTGCAGACTCAAAGTGTCATATTTTTGTACTACAGGAAGAGGGCGCCAGTCAGACAGTGACATATATGTGTAATCTATTTCACACTCTTTGTTCGGTTAAAGTTCCGTAATTCTGTCTTGTTCTTATGTTCTTCTATGCAGTGCATATGTTGTTTCAGCTCAGAATCTGGCACAAGAAGATAAAATGCCACCAAATTAATTAAAGAGTGTCTGTCCTGCAGTCTTACAAAGTAGTGTGTGGCCTGtaagaaataatgaaaaaagaaaaagaaaaacaccagTTGGGGTCTCTCCCTCTGTGGTCCAATTTCACCAGGGGGCATAGATTAACcccatgtatgtgtgtgtgtttcactaaaATCCTTGCATATTCTCTTAATTTTAACCTGTGCCATttaattacacaaacacacatttagctGATAACATACTTTACACTTTCactgttttattcaaataaaagttaCTCCAGACTACCCTTACCCctaaaataaatgctttccaTCCTTTTGAATTTTCCCCAAATGAATCTGTATCTGTTTGCAGAAACACGTGTTTATCAATATCTGAAAAGTTCTACTGGCCTGTAACCGCACAAAACCTGTGCTTTATGCATGATAGAAATTACCTCTGtacctctccttctctctctctaagCAGGCATACCAAAGAAATTGTGTAAGActgctgaggtcaaaggtcagtaaAGATGAATGACAGCTTCATATCCCAGAAGGCAGAGAATGAAAGTTTGATGAAATGTTTgctattatttatgtttatggtAAGTTAGAATTCAAGTTCAACTTCTTATGTAGTTTAATGGCTTTTCTCCTGGAACTGATCTGTTCAGTGCAAACTTTAGACTTCAAACTGAggaaaaatgctttaaataaacataagtatTCACATTTGTCAGCAAGTATTTCTGACACTCTCCGTTTACATTTGACATTCCCACTTACAAATCTCACACAGTAGGTCTGGTTCATATACATCATCAAGACCTTACCagtaaatgaaacacacacacacacacacacacacacacacatgcaggtatGAAACACAGCTGAGGAGCAGCGTGTGCCCTTTGACCTCTCATTAGTGGGGGCGTGGGGGAAGGTTCAGGTTACAAATTCAGCTCTGTTTGCTATTCAGGTTAGTCCCCTCCTTCAAACCCCCAAAGGTGAGAGGTCATAGTTTTTAATAAGGCTCCGTATGAGaggttcatatttttattacagCTTCTTATTGTTGCTCAGTGTGAGGTATGTTTAAGTGGTTTCGATCaccatcacattttttatttgcacattgttaatGAAAAATGTGACATAAAGCCATTGCTTGGAATCGAAATCAGCACATAATATAAATTCTTATCGACACTCTTCTCTCTCAAACCGTTCTTTTTTCAAGTTGGTGTTATCTGATACCTGGCAACCGGGTCACCTAGGCTGTTCGGGGGAAAGGTGACAATGCtcttctttccttttctctctcttgttCTATTGTCCTGTCCTGTTTTTCTCTATTTGGTGAAAGGAGTCATGAACGACAATGCTGAAAGACTCCCAGCAATAGTGCTGAGATGATGGTATATTCAGATTCGTTTGGCATCCAAACTAGTTCTCTCAGCTAAAGAGAAAAGCTTTGGGATCTGCAATTGCTTGGTTGGTTAGCTTGAGTTTTTGTGGTCTTAAGAAATAGTTCACCAAGaattgaaaatttgctgaaaatgtactcaccctcaggccatccaagatgagaacagaaaacagatttggagaaatgtagcacttcATCACTTGTTCACAAATCGATCCTCCGAAGTGAAtgagtgccgtcagaatgagagtcaaacagtgaataaaaacatcacaataatccacaagtaatcgaTTATTTCACTTCTGTGACATGAAAAGTTGTTCgtttgtaataaatccatcattaaaacattttttacttcaaaccgtTGCTTTCAACTAAAACGAATCTTCTATTTATAGAGAAAAAGCCATATtgtctgaattaggagagaaatctgtgcaaacagttctaaacaaatgtcagtggattttgatgtgagaggacaacagaagtTTGAGTTTTTCAACTGGAAGAAGTGTTATTGTGGATAATGGTCTGGGATTTTCACCATAacgatttaaagttaaaatgcttaATGTATAATTTctggaatattgtgatgtttttatcaacttgCACTCTGGACTTGCATTCTGTGGCACCCATAGAATCTATTgttaatgtaatgctaaatttctccaaatctgttctgatgaagaaataaacttgtCTACATTTTGAATGGGCTGAAGTAAAAGTACATTTTCaggaaacatatatatatttttttaaccctGTAGCATTTGAGATTCACACAATGCCTGTCAGTGGCATCTGTAACAGTCATTTACAAATCAGAGAGaatttctctgtctgtttctctacCTCCTTCTGGACCCCCCTAACAGGAGACGGCAGGGCCTCCAGAAATCGCCCTCCTGTTTATTTGAATTTAGAGTCTGAGACAAGAACAGCTTGCTAACAAGCTCCAGACCACCAGGCATGTGCAAACGATCACCGCTGATTTTCCAGCACCCGGCTTGGCCTTTCTGTATCAGGTCTCTGCTTCCCTCCCCTCCCTGGCtacttaaatctttttatttgcatgtttccTGTCCGTCTGAATATTTAACATCCACTGCAGACATAACATGAAAACGCAAACAAATCTACGTCAAAAGTTTACAAGATCTCTCAGTCATGAATGAAATCACTCGAATGAGGCTGGTTTTCcagtataaatatttaatgaatcaCTTTTTgtgcttcttatttatttatttttttgtagaaaaatacacaactttaacatttttgttcatgCTAAAATATTATTCACAAGGCTGTTTTGCTTTTTGCTCATATATTTATAGCCATACGTTAGCTCATTTCAAACCTATATCCCTTTAATGTCTGATAATCCTGTAGGAGACTTTTCATTCATTTCTAAAAGTCATTTCTCATTCCCAGAATGGTTGCATAGCTTTTGTCATAGAGTTAAATACTGCAGATGTCAAACCAGCACCAAACACCATTAAAGAAATTCCAGGCAACCTGAAGAACAACCGCACGTTGCAAGGAGGCAcaaaaaacaaactcaaaaccAAAAACTACTGGaaccaaaaacacacactcttccatatacacacacatacaaatcactcacatacacaatcatataaagttatttttcttattGCTTGTTATTGCTTTTTAGGTAATTTTAGTTCTGACAGCAAATTCTCTTTGTGTGCTTGCAGGGATGGATCATTGTAAAACCCAGATGGTAAACTGAATCAAATCCTTTAGGAAAACAATTGCTTTCACTATTTTGAATGATCTGAAGGATTAAGTTACCCTAATTTCCTTCTGAAAACAGTTTGCATGTCAAATGAAACAAGTAGTTCTTAGCATTATTTTTATGCACAGATAATACCCTAAACTTTAACAGTCATACAACATCTGTTACAGCATCTGTGACAAGCATTTGATTACCATCCACCATTCTGACTCATCCCTTAATTTGTATAAGCAAacattgtgtatttgtatttatatttgaattgtCTACAATACTAATTATTTGCCTATTAGTAATGCGATTGGAAGGCGATGATATGACCATGACAATGCCACCAAGATTGTcacagattttgtatttttaatctgCATGTGAATaaagtgtgtctgtgcatgtgtgtttccaTGGGGAGGTGACCTTTAAGGTCTGACCCAGATGACACATGACCAGACGTCCACCTGTCTGATAAACTCAACTCTTCTTGGCAGAAACTAGCAGGTGACtctcataaaacacacacatgtcCACACTTCCCACTGTGAGAGGAAGAGAGATAGAGGGAGCGACTGAGAGAAAATGAGAGCCGTCTGGTATTTGTAGTtcaaaaatgcatgtaaacacttaaataaatatgaaatgattGATGGAAGGGATTAGAggaaatatggaaaaaatattcTTCTTATAtaccaggggttttcaaactttttgactTCCAAATAATTATTCCCATAGCAAAGGAGACCATTCCTTAAATATAAAGGCAGCTTCATTCTActgggaaaataaaaatatatttaaatgtgtttcaaaTATTATCTGGAAAAAGATTTTATTATGATACTCTGTTTCCTGTTTCTACATATCAGTTTTGTTAGATGTAGAGaaacaaagattaaaataattaaaaacaataaaattaaacttttttcagCCAGaatgaaacaataataatgtcATGTCTATGGACCTCCTAGCACTCTCTTGTGGACCTTTGGGAGGTCTCTGGACCCCAGTTTGAAAACCTCTGTTGTACTTATGGAGTATAGTTGAAAAGAAACCTGTGTGTGGAAATAgagagaaggtgtgtgtgtgtggggggggggcacTTTCAAAAGCTGTGTCCTCCAAATATGACTTTGCATAGATTCTCCAAACCAAACTGGAGTGAAACCAAGTGACAGATTCACCAAAATaatttaacacttaaaaaaacataacatcAAAACTTTCAAaggctgaaaacaaaacaaaaaaccctcaatcaatatttcaaaataatgctGTGATTTTTGGTAAGAAGTATTTTACCTCTTTCTCCACTTAAATTCAAAGGTCAGTCATCTCTTCTATATGCACAGTTTTTAGTTTTGTCAGGTGTTTTTCCCCTTCATCCTCCATTTCTCTCATCTCACCCTTCGCCCCCTCTGAAACCGCACATAGGAAGTCTCCATTTAGGTTTGAGGTCATCTGGGCATCATGACCTCTGAACTCACCGGTAAGGTCCGTTTGGGCGAGTAAGGGTGCGCTCACTGTGAGAGTAGTGTAGTCTTGTtgggtggttgccatggttgtGTTAAGTGAGGTGGGGGAGCTGTGGGTGGGGTCAGGACTGTAACCCAGGTGGTAAAGGTATCCACCATGATTCTCCATAGGTTCTTTCTTCACAGCAGactgtgtgtgtacacaaaccAGGCTGTAGAGTGCTGTGCTGGGCTCAAGCGAGGTCAGCTGTAGCCTGTCCTGCTCCTCCACCTGGTTGTGGCACAGAGAGGCGGGAGCAGGAGAACTGCCATCAACAATGCCTAACATATGACAGAAAGAGGAATGAGAAATGACAGAATATGAGAGAGAGGACAAAGCTTTCAAACTTTTTGGTGGTATACAGATATTATAAGGATATACAGTTTATATTAAATTACTATTTGGTTTACGAGTTTCAAAAAAAGgggggaattaaaaaaaattgtgactgaCGATGCAAGGAtggattaaattaatcaaaagtgacagtaaaggcttttataatgttacaaatgatttatatttcaaataacacatctatgttaatcaaagaatcctaaaaaaatgaTTTCCTGAACAGCTGATTTCAactgtgataataataagaaatgtttcttgagcagcaaatcatcatattagaatgatatctgaaggatcatgtgacactgaagacgagtaatgatgctgaaaatccagctttgccattacattaatgaatcacattttcaaatgtttataaatattttttatatataaagagttattttataatatgattccacaatattacagttttgctgtatttttgatcaaataaatgcagccttggtaagcataaaatacttttttcaaaaaaataaaaaataaatagtttcttTGACACTCATAACAAACACAACATGTGGTTTTCTCATCTTGCTCAAAGGATTGATGTAATCTTGTGAgtgatgtttgatgagactcaCTCACCTGATGAGGGTGAAGAAGATGATGAGAGTTGCAAGGAAGGAAGTACCACCTTGTTGCTGAGCAGCGAGGTCCCATTGCCTTCAGAAACCAAGTTGTAACCTACAAGCTGCAAGCCGTCAGATGGAGTCACGTTGAATGGCGAGCTAATAGATGTGGTCTGGTCCTGGACTGACACATCCTGCCTCACATTCTCTGCTTTCACCTCTATGTCTGTCCCATTCACAGTGCAGTGAAACGAGGTGTACGCAAGTGCAGGGTCTGCCGTTACTGGTTTATCCTCTCCTGCACCATCCATCTCCAGATCTGCTGCTGATCTGCAAGCCAGGGACTGGAGTCCCAAGTTCATGCCACTAAAGAGGACGTGTCCTGTGGTGGAGAGAAATGAAGGGGTGCCGTTGTGGAAAACAGAGGTGGGAGTGTTGACTGAGACTCCGTTAAAGATGACAGATGCTGGCGAGACAGAGTTCCTGCTGTCTGCACCCTGCTGGACGATGACCCCGGCCTCCAGAGCTCCAGAGCAGAGAGACACAACTGCATTACGCATGGTCCCATCACTGCAGGTTGACATCGGACACGGGGACAGAGACTCCTGACCTTTACTGCTCTCATCCTCCGTACTGTGATTTCCATCTGACTCACTGAGAGAACGTGAAAGAGAGATCAGAAACACTGAGTGTCTTCCTTTTTGTCTCCATCATACATTTTTGCTCATTATAACAGCTTTATGTTCTATATAGTTATTTAATCTTCTTAGCTACTTCAGTAATTtagtaaatattgttaaaatcttagatttctattttattttatattttaacacttGTTAATATTACATTGTACAATTTCATAATACACGTGACACAACTGAAATAATAAGATATGACAAATCGAAAATGTTTTGGTAATGCTAAATTGGCGCTAACAAcggcaaggtcatgggttcgattcagGGAAAGcaagaaatgtgaatgtgcaCCTTGAAAGCAATAAAAGTCTCTTAGAAGAAAATcaactgttaaatgcataaatgtgaattGAACAATAAAACATGCTGAGAGAGTACACCAAATCATAAATGCctgagtaaaaaaacaacaataagaacaacaacaacaacaacaaaaaaaaaaaaaaacataggcctACTGTATTTGCACCActggaaaatgaaaatataaatgaaagcAATATGTTTATCTGTGGTCactatgaaaatacaaaatagaGATACTTGGACAATTGATCAAATTCATTTAGTATTTCTAAACTGTATGAAAAAGATCAAGGTGTCCATATACACTTCTATCCATTCTTTTAAACAGAACAGtctaaatgtcttttaaaataacttgccaaaagattatttttatttttattgcataatgGAATTAGTATTTTTTTGACACTAATGTTGATGGTTTTAGGAATACTATATGCTGAACACTCTTGCCAATGAAGTACTCTGGAAGAAAGAGGTAGAATATTGAATTATTACTTTTCACTCCTCTGCATAACTGTACATGAGCGCGGACTGACGCAGCTGCAGGAAGATGTAGACGGGAGCGCGCACAGACAAATGGAGAGGTGAGTATCCACTTCACGCCGCGGGACCCCCTAGATTACAGCTTTCACGTGTCAGCGGTAATCCTGTCTATATTGCATAGACTCTTTTTACGCACGCACGCACACCATTTGGCGCAATGAGTCCTATTGCGACACAACCCCGCGAACACAGCATGACTTCAAAAATGGTCAGCTTTATTTCCACAAGTGCCCCTCGCCAAACGGGGACGGGCCGCCATTGACGAAAGGGTAAATTTAGCTGATATTTTAAAGTACAATACAGCGCGATTCATCCACTGACAATATTCCACAGTGCCTTCAGCTGTTCAAACATAACTTCGTTTAGAAGAGAGAGAAGGGCGCTTTTAGTGAATGACTGCAGCAGCTGTGTGTCTCCGACAGGACTTCCACAACTGTCGTATGTTAGTTTCCACAGCCAGCCAAAAGATTTcggcatttcattttttttttttttttttttttttttttttgcgataacGTCATTACGTTACGGGAGATTAAACTGTCTGTCTGTAGTCGACATGAGTTTTGGCAGTTGGGTCGCTTATTTAAACGCGCCTCGAGGCCACTGCGTTTAGTTCTGTtacattgttttaaatttaaaaacatttcagtgttgttaaattattatcccattattattactatgatatAGTTCTgtgatttaaataaaagtaatttatttatttattaaacagtgATAATCTATTGAACATTATGAAAGGTAATAATGtatgttaattatattaataataaaatgctactGATTTAATCTTTGTTAGAGGGGTTCCTGGCTGAAACTCTGAATGGGGGTCCTGAGTCTAAAAGTTCAAAACGCCTGACATGGCCTATTAATATCATCATATTTGCCACACCTCCACATTTGGCATTACAGAAAACCACATGATGTCCTctataaaaacaaatgcatgcatgTTCTGAGCAATATTAGCAAAAACACATTGTCAAAGATTAGTTGTTAGGATAAGAATTGAAACTTTTTGGGGAATGTTATGGAGTGCAGGCACAGCTGTAGCCTAAATTTAAAATTGCCTCATtcacatataaaatatgtaataaaatatttgatgGATGACAAAGACATTCCTGATCAAGATACGTCAAGCATCGTGCGACATCAGATTTctgtgaatggaaaaaaaaatgtgttggagGAAGGTCACTTCCACCAGGTGCGCTGGAGCTTTGTTCACAAAGAGAAAAAACATTAAAGTGAATCCTGTTTTaccagtgcatgtgtgtgtgtgtgtgtgttaaatagaGTGCTGAAGAGGAGGTTTTCTTATCCCCTCTGgctaaaaagaaaagtaaatagtTCGGAGTGATTTATGTGGTGGGGCGAACCTTACGCGTCAATGGATCCTGAGTAGCTATACtcactcaaaaataaacacacacatacacgaggTGGTGACTCACGCGATACATTTTACGCACACGTTTGAATGCCCTTTAGAAGCTGTCTTTTAAATTTTCGatcaaagcatgttttttttctataatttaaGATAACTAAAAATAATGGAAAGATGTGtctaattgtaaaaataatggtAACAGCTCACACGCAGTGACAATCCACAAGCAGAAACCTTTTTTTATAAGCAATAATAAAATGCTAAGATCACTCAGAAAACTTTTCCTGAACTACTGTATCTCAGTCTTgtcaataaacaaattaaatctcCTGACAAAGGTCTtaagttcattcattcattggaaaaagtttgtgtttgtggcgTTCTAGTTTTGCTCACCTTTTGGACTGCGCCTCTGACGGGTTTCTGTCTCTCTGCCTTCTGTTTTTGAACCAGTTGCTGACCTGTGTGAGGGACAGTCCTGTGATCCTGGCCAGATTCCTTTTCTCGGCTGGGGACGGGTACCGGTTCTGCTTATAGAGTTCCTTTAGAGCATTCCTGGAGCGCTCTTTGAAGCAGTACACCGTCTCCTCTCCATCCCAGATGGTCCGGGGCAGGGGAAACTTCCGTCGCAGGCGATATTTATCCACTGCGCCCAGCGGTCTACCGCGGGCCTTCTCCGCCTCCGTGTACCGAGCTTTGTACCATAAGTCCTGGAGGGCAGAGTGGCACGAAGGGCTGAAGCTGTGGCTCTCCAAGATGCTGTAAAGCTCCTGGTAGCGCGCCTGATGGAAGGACACCAGCGCCTGAGCGCGGAGGATACTCTCGTTACCGCGCAGTAAGTCGCTCTGCGGTAGAGACCACAGAAACCGGGCGAGTCGATCCACGTTGCCCCCCTGCTGAAGAGCCTCGCAAACACACGCAACCTGTTCTGGTGAAAAAGCCAAAGAGGTCGCAGCTTCCGCGGGTGAAGTGTGTGCAGACAAAGAGTCCATAGTGGGCATCTTGCGCTCCGGTGGAGAGGTCTGCCCGACGAGCATCCCGGTGGCCACCGGAGTGTCCAGAGTCAGGAGTTTGACGTGCCCCCGACTATCTGTGGAGCTCTCGAGAGGCTCCGTGTACTTCACATTTTCCTCTTTGATCTCGCCGGTCACTGTCACTTCACTGGAGGAAACAGACATTGTTTTTATTCTTCACCTATAGATTCCTTTAGTCCGTCACCCCGCCTCGTTTCTGCCCAAAGCCGATCAGGTTACCCGTGCGCCATGCGAGTGATATCGGGTGTCTTTGTAAGTGGATATCTTTCCCCTTTCGCTCCAACAGCGTGACTTCTCAGCCCGATAGCTTGAGGGGGACACGCATGATTGGATACACGAAATTTCGAAAGGGGCGGGGCGAACGCAGCTTCGAGGCGAACACACTGAAATGAAGCTGTCACTCATCTGTGACGCGCTCCAGCAGCTCACCTGCGCGAGATCTCATTCGAGGcttttgtgtgctgctgtgtttaCTTTGAGCTTAACAGACTCAGACTGTTCATACAACAAACACTTCAAACGACACGGACATTTACAAAACGACAAGCCTTCGTTTCTTCGTTAATCTTGGTTTGAAAGGTTCTTGGTCTAACTTTATAAAAacttagttaaaaaaatattgttagggTAGCCTATATAATACAACCACATGTATGTTTGTGAgtgtctatatatatttatatgttttattctggctgaatacatacacacacacacacacacacacacacacacacacatatatatatatatatatatatatatatacaatgtatatATTAATGACCGACAAATGGCAAAAGtaaagtatctatctatctatctatctatctatctatctatctatctatctatctatctatctatctatctatctatctatctatctatctatctatctatctatctatctatctatctatctatctatctatctatctatctatctatctatctaatcacTGAAACTCAGCGCTGGACAGAGCTCACAAACTCGAGCAGTGTTTGAATAGGAACAGGCACCGTTGTAATAGACATTTGTTTCCACCCGGCGGTTTTGAATGTAACACTCCTATGCGCTCTGGGGTGTG
The Carassius auratus strain Wakin chromosome 38, ASM336829v1, whole genome shotgun sequence genome window above contains:
- the six4a gene encoding homeobox protein SIX4a yields the protein MSVSSSEVTVTGEIKEENVKYTEPLESSTDSRGHVKLLTLDTPVATGMLVGQTSPPERKMPTMDSLSAHTSPAEAATSLAFSPEQVACVCEALQQGGNVDRLARFLWSLPQSDLLRGNESILRAQALVSFHQARYQELYSILESHSFSPSCHSALQDLWYKARYTEAEKARGRPLGAVDKYRLRRKFPLPRTIWDGEETVYCFKERSRNALKELYKQNRYPSPAEKRNLARITGLSLTQVSNWFKNRRQRDRNPSEAQSKSESDGNHSTEDESSKGQESLSPCPMSTCSDGTMRNAVVSLCSGALEAGVIVQQGADSRNSVSPASVIFNGVSVNTPTSVFHNGTPSFLSTTGHVLFSGMNLGLQSLACRSAADLEMDGAGEDKPVTADPALAYTSFHCTVNGTDIEVKAENVRQDVSVQDQTTSISSPFNVTPSDGLQLVGYNLVSEGNGTSLLSNKVVLPSLQLSSSSSPSSGIVDGSSPAPASLCHNQVEEQDRLQLTSLEPSTALYSLVCVHTQSAVKKEPMENHGGYLYHLGYSPDPTHSSPTSLNTTMATTQQDYTTLTVSAPLLAQTDLTGEFRGHDAQMTSNLNGDFLCAVSEGAKGEMREMEDEGEKHLTKLKTVHIEEMTDL